The following are encoded together in the Hydrogenoanaerobacterium saccharovorans genome:
- a CDS encoding VanZ family protein codes for MNTITNEKHQKYTKILWALFLIYIIVVLIALFIIKNLEHRILYDYFDNSILDGQPNRSYLQLFNLFPMKSISKLLNSVYDHTYPIRILRNTLIRPIIGFLPCGFFNYLLFPKKRFVTTYGIFLLALCTIFIIRVFLLIGFFNIDKILLCSLGYVIGYKIAHWIKLLGNLLLTKIIK; via the coding sequence ATGAATACAATTACAAATGAAAAACACCAAAAATATACCAAAATATTGTGGGCGCTCTTTCTAATCTATATTATTGTAGTGCTTATTGCACTATTTATTATAAAAAATTTAGAGCACCGTATTTTATACGATTATTTCGACAATTCAATTTTGGACGGTCAACCTAATCGCAGCTATCTACAGCTATTCAACTTATTTCCAATGAAAAGTATTAGTAAGTTGTTAAATAGCGTTTATGATCATACGTATCCTATACGGATATTGCGTAATACTCTAATACGTCCAATTATCGGTTTCTTACCTTGTGGTTTTTTTAACTACCTTTTGTTTCCTAAAAAAAGATTTGTAACAACTTATGGTATTTTTCTGCTTGCTTTATGTACGATCTTCATTATAAGAGTGTTTCTTTTAATTGGATTTTTCAATATTGATAAAATTTTACTTTGCTCATTAGGTTATGTTATAGGATATAAAATTGCACATTGGATAAAACTGTTGGGCAACTTACTTTTGACAAAGATTATAAAATAA
- a CDS encoding AEC family transporter translates to MEALLHLAQTALPVFAAIGLGLVCRKAKLLSFEGLSGIKSIIFNIMLPTVLFNSLYKIEYNLTMILLVAVGFFSMALALGAGVLVHKLLRCEYKAMPFLLSCAEAGSIGYPLFILLAGKDQLHHLVTVDIGHGLFIFTAYTALIQIVAGGGKTTPKQMALNFFKNKVIIGMLLGIIVGITGLGSIIADSAAGSILTDTLEFVTAPTGMLIMLTVGYEFSMDRKLVKPVLTTVALRIVIMGTLLAAFSALVFWLIPFNKNLFLALCLFFALPASFATPILADELREGDYISTTLSVQVLVTLAVFVALTTYNAV, encoded by the coding sequence ATGGAAGCATTACTTCACCTTGCACAAACCGCCCTGCCTGTGTTTGCTGCAATCGGGCTCGGTTTGGTTTGCCGTAAAGCAAAGCTGCTCAGTTTTGAGGGGCTATCAGGCATCAAATCCATCATATTTAACATCATGCTGCCAACCGTACTCTTCAACTCACTTTATAAAATCGAGTACAATCTCACGATGATTCTTTTAGTGGCAGTAGGTTTTTTCAGCATGGCGCTTGCTTTGGGTGCGGGCGTTTTAGTACATAAGCTGCTGCGATGCGAATACAAAGCCATGCCTTTTTTGCTTTCATGTGCCGAGGCAGGCTCCATTGGATATCCGCTTTTTATTTTGCTGGCAGGCAAAGACCAGCTGCACCATCTGGTTACCGTTGATATTGGACATGGCTTATTTATTTTTACTGCCTACACCGCACTGATACAAATTGTAGCTGGCGGCGGAAAAACCACACCCAAGCAAATGGCACTCAACTTTTTCAAAAATAAAGTCATTATCGGCATGCTGTTGGGGATTATAGTCGGTATCACCGGCTTGGGCAGCATCATTGCCGACAGTGCAGCAGGCAGTATTCTAACAGATACCCTAGAATTTGTAACAGCACCTACCGGAATGCTGATTATGCTAACGGTTGGCTATGAGTTTTCGATGGATAGAAAACTGGTAAAGCCCGTACTAACCACGGTGGCATTGCGCATTGTGATCATGGGCACGCTTCTGGCAGCATTTTCGGCACTGGTGTTTTGGCTGATACCGTTTAATAAAAACTTGTTCTTGGCTTTGTGTCTGTTCTTTGCGCTGCCTGCTTCATTTGCAACCCCCATTTTAGCAGATGAACTGCGGGAGGGCGATTACATCTCCACAACCCTTTCGGTACAGGTTTTAGTCACACTGGCGGTGTTTGTTGCGCTCACCACCTATAATGCGGTTTAG
- a CDS encoding M28 family peptidase codes for MKYKTILLLSVVFIFVGCSNHAVKLEKHVELTDDSYLRTVIETIAKNPRFIGSENEKQVAAFIADELQDMGYDITYQQFKFQLPSKENNLFLIEDEDYFTSAIHFKGKADGKSQNIIGAKAETKRKKTLIISVNYDSVDGSCGANYNGSGTAVALQLAQLFQEIDLPFQLKFVFFTGESEQMLGSRYYVGFLNEKEVQNIIGNISVNLVSYDTLDDLCILTGKMADDRKSGVKNKMSNLFPEHMRIVPNRFSDHYSFFMKDIDSISLTQNFLKSTDVIHGKDDSISKINYESLCNVTNMIVEAIYHLEEES; via the coding sequence ATGAAGTACAAAACAATCTTACTGTTATCAGTCGTTTTCATATTCGTTGGTTGCTCCAACCATGCGGTAAAACTCGAAAAACATGTAGAATTAACCGATGATAGCTATCTGCGTACAGTGATAGAAACAATCGCGAAAAATCCAAGATTTATCGGCAGTGAAAACGAAAAGCAGGTCGCTGCATTTATCGCCGATGAATTGCAAGATATGGGCTACGATATTACATATCAGCAATTTAAATTTCAACTGCCGTCCAAAGAAAACAATCTATTTCTTATCGAAGATGAAGATTACTTTACATCTGCTATCCATTTTAAAGGCAAAGCCGATGGAAAAAGCCAAAATATTATTGGTGCTAAGGCAGAAACAAAGCGGAAGAAAACATTAATCATAAGTGTCAATTACGATAGTGTGGATGGTTCTTGCGGTGCTAATTATAACGGTTCAGGTACTGCGGTGGCTCTGCAATTGGCGCAATTATTTCAAGAGATTGATTTACCATTTCAATTAAAATTTGTGTTTTTCACCGGTGAATCAGAACAGATGCTTGGTTCGAGATATTATGTCGGGTTCTTAAATGAAAAAGAGGTTCAGAATATAATTGGCAATATATCTGTAAACTTGGTTTCCTACGACACTTTAGACGATTTATGCATTCTTACAGGAAAAATGGCAGATGACCGTAAATCCGGTGTGAAAAACAAAATGTCAAACTTGTTTCCCGAGCATATGCGTATCGTACCCAATCGTTTTAGTGACCATTACTCGTTTTTTATGAAGGATATTGATTCCATCAGTCTTACTCAAAACTTTTTGAAAAGTACGGATGTTATACATGGTAAAGATGATTCCATATCAAAGATTAATTACGAAAGCCTTTGTAATGTAACCAATATGATTGTCGAGGCTATTTATCATTTAGAGGAAGAATCGTAA
- a CDS encoding M23 family metallopeptidase, producing the protein MAQYLALPLNNCTVTCCYKKEAPNYYLLRAGSVHYGVDLIGYSSTKNEREFFASGNGVVLGIGTNSKETVGKWVAVKYTNVCGYGDLIVRYFHLEKINVAKGQAVNIHTKIGRYGDTGPYVKPGSYHLHVEVDTDVQYWNYTPTIASASGGLRAGTRDTTKSSDRTTRNPLDVLRRKISDPEKQSCTIQYNANYCKRIALPLTFQ; encoded by the coding sequence ATGGCGCAATATTTAGCATTGCCCCTTAACAACTGTACTGTTACTTGCTGTTATAAAAAAGAAGCGCCGAATTATTACCTGCTTAGGGCAGGTTCGGTTCACTATGGAGTAGATCTTATTGGATATTCCAGTACAAAAAACGAACGAGAGTTTTTTGCCAGTGGTAATGGCGTTGTTCTTGGCATTGGCACCAATTCCAAAGAAACGGTAGGCAAATGGGTTGCTGTAAAATATACTAACGTATGTGGTTACGGCGATTTAATTGTACGGTATTTTCACTTGGAAAAAATAAATGTTGCAAAAGGGCAGGCGGTTAACATTCATACTAAAATCGGTCGGTACGGTGATACCGGGCCGTATGTGAAACCGGGGAGTTATCATCTGCATGTAGAAGTTGACACGGATGTTCAATACTGGAATTATACCCCTACCATTGCATCTGCTTCCGGCGGTTTGAGGGCAGGGACAAGAGATACCACTAAATCTTCGGATCGAACAACACGAAACCCCTTGGATGTTTTGAGACGTAAGATTTCAGACCCTGAAAAACAATCTTGTACAATTCAATACAATGCAAATTACTGTAAACGGATTGCCTTGCCTCTAACTTTTCAGTAA
- a CDS encoding peptidoglycan DD-metalloendopeptidase family protein: MAKPILGNTYRFNNVGAPSRRLNLYSSGSASNGMNVVLYTEDNTNEQQWVYRNNRLLINTNTSFCLDRYNLSGNANHNNADIWAVSSSEDDNQKIVFEDNGNYVKIKLASTSLYLTAYSNANGTSSGKTKTSAGNVYWAASSSSNYQRWTFTGITPPSGNYRWPTESKKINQKYGNTHDGVDIAPKALGVEGDKIFAYMDGVVSMKNTSISTNPNEGYTVRIHHNNPVRNGYSQLRTQYMHLKQPALVNVGDSVYAGQLIGYMGNTGNSTGVHLHFETRVSNSEFPLGGTSVYKAGNLVDPSAYLNLT; this comes from the coding sequence ATGGCAAAACCTATTTTAGGTAATACTTATCGATTTAACAATGTTGGTGCTCCATCACGAAGACTAAATCTATATTCGTCTGGATCGGCTTCAAACGGAATGAACGTTGTACTGTATACAGAAGACAATACTAATGAACAGCAATGGGTTTACAGAAATAATCGCTTGCTTATTAATACCAATACCTCATTTTGTTTGGACAGATACAACCTTTCTGGTAATGCAAATCATAATAATGCAGATATTTGGGCAGTATCATCCTCAGAAGATGACAACCAAAAAATTGTGTTTGAAGACAACGGCAACTATGTAAAAATTAAACTTGCAAGCACCTCTCTGTATCTGACAGCTTACAGCAATGCAAATGGGACAAGTAGTGGCAAAACAAAAACCTCCGCTGGTAATGTTTATTGGGCAGCTTCCAGTTCAAGTAACTATCAGCGTTGGACTTTTACTGGAATTACTCCACCTAGCGGAAATTATAGATGGCCGACTGAGTCCAAAAAAATAAATCAAAAATATGGCAATACACATGATGGTGTAGATATTGCGCCTAAAGCTCTAGGTGTAGAAGGAGACAAAATATTTGCTTATATGGATGGTGTTGTCTCAATGAAGAATACAAGCATATCTACAAATCCAAATGAAGGGTATACCGTACGTATTCATCATAATAATCCTGTAAGAAATGGCTATTCACAATTGCGTACACAATATATGCATTTAAAGCAACCTGCGTTGGTAAATGTCGGTGATTCAGTGTATGCTGGCCAACTAATTGGATACATGGGCAACACTGGAAACTCTACAGGAGTTCATTTGCATTTTGAGACTAGAGTATCAAATTCCGAATTTCCACTGGGGGGAACCAGCGTATATAAAGCTGGTAACCTTGTTGACCCAAGTGCTTATTTAAATTTAACCTAA
- a CDS encoding DUF6070 family protein — protein sequence MKKNVLFFVICFIALFAVACTNNANKLEESQNQPNIDLTDFEQLKTEFIAPIVLSTIGAENWTNANDIPAEYFDSFYAFKVLPKERSQDKSDVIAQKDYESYIQNYFDVTSEHLKTSDTFSPSTNSYTIGYLGSSASFAVTDAKIKNDTLTLQYEYYSPADDTTVIRKGTLVIKFDGENYKYLSNTSNEIN from the coding sequence ATGAAGAAAAATGTACTATTTTTTGTAATTTGCTTTATTGCATTATTCGCCGTTGCCTGTACCAATAACGCTAATAAACTGGAAGAATCCCAAAATCAGCCCAATATTGATTTAACTGATTTCGAACAACTAAAAACAGAATTTATCGCTCCAATCGTACTTTCTACAATTGGAGCAGAAAACTGGACAAATGCAAATGACATACCGGCTGAATATTTTGATAGTTTTTATGCGTTCAAGGTACTGCCTAAAGAAAGAAGTCAAGATAAATCGGATGTTATTGCTCAAAAAGACTATGAATCTTATATTCAGAATTACTTTGATGTAACGTCAGAACATCTCAAAACATCTGATACTTTTAGCCCTTCCACTAATAGCTATACCATTGGTTATTTAGGCAGCAGTGCCTCTTTTGCCGTAACCGATGCCAAAATTAAAAATGACACACTAACTTTGCAGTATGAGTATTATAGCCCTGCCGATGATACCACCGTTATTCGCAAAGGAACCTTGGTAATCAAATTCGATGGAGAAAATTACAAATATCTATCAAATACATCTAATGAAATAAATTAA
- a CDS encoding CHAP domain-containing protein, with translation MQCVRYVNKYFGSNVIGNGCDWYNSSATTQVSLQSGCVACWSGGVQGYGHVGVVESWDGSKMTYSDANYRGDGEVITRKNITEDEMLDLFGSSYEFQGYVIPD, from the coding sequence ATGCAGTGTGTAAGGTATGTAAATAAGTATTTTGGCTCGAACGTTATAGGAAACGGGTGTGATTGGTACAACAGTTCAGCTACTACACAAGTTTCACTTCAGAGTGGTTGTGTGGCTTGTTGGAGTGGTGGAGTGCAAGGCTATGGACATGTAGGTGTCGTTGAAAGTTGGGATGGCTCTAAAATGACTTATTCTGACGCAAATTACAGAGGTGATGGGGAAGTTATTACACGGAAGAATATTACTGAAGATGAGATGCTAGACTTGTTTGGTTCTAGTTACGAATTTCAGGGCTATGTTATTCCAGATTAA
- a CDS encoding phage holin family protein, whose product MDNHHFVLSLCSVMTGFAVSFFNRFGVLSLLVCGVVVLDIFTGILKAKISRHVNSNAGYKGFWKKLSLFAGLFFGYFLDFFELYLLSVGNLLSFSFQIPFGTIIGVYIILNESISVFENLYACGVKLPTCICKALKIANEQFEKDRIKK is encoded by the coding sequence GTGGATAACCATCATTTTGTATTATCGTTGTGTTCTGTTATGACAGGATTTGCAGTATCGTTTTTCAACCGGTTTGGGGTGCTTTCTTTGTTGGTATGCGGGGTTGTTGTTTTAGACATTTTTACAGGTATTTTAAAAGCTAAAATATCGCGCCACGTTAACAGTAACGCGGGGTACAAAGGGTTTTGGAAAAAGCTTTCTCTCTTTGCAGGGTTGTTCTTTGGGTACTTTCTCGATTTTTTTGAATTGTATCTACTTTCTGTTGGCAATTTGTTATCTTTTTCTTTTCAAATCCCGTTTGGAACCATCATTGGAGTGTATATCATCCTCAATGAAAGTATCTCTGTTTTTGAAAACCTCTATGCATGTGGGGTAAAGCTGCCAACATGCATTTGTAAGGCATTAAAAATCGCCAACGAACAATTTGAAAAAGACCGCATAAAAAAATAA
- a CDS encoding RNA polymerase sigma factor: protein MQSLYQEILEAQRGNDEKMLQLLRQFQPLLAKNARRLGYEDAFDDLQVKLIEVIKYIKLGQLKNTENPYLLNYLKRCIENHGIKLSQKQQADKSVPISSLLENLGEDGYAYFWDKLLSCTDEYPQIQNDAFAKTLTPYESNVIRYFYVQSYTVKEIAQYYHVSAPAISQVKTNALKKLRKQVDKEMKRCG from the coding sequence ATGCAATCCCTGTATCAAGAAATATTAGAAGCTCAACGCGGAAATGACGAAAAGATGCTCCAACTGCTCAGACAGTTTCAGCCTTTGCTTGCGAAAAATGCGCGAAGGCTGGGGTACGAAGATGCCTTTGATGACCTCCAAGTTAAATTAATTGAAGTCATCAAATACATCAAGCTTGGGCAGTTAAAAAATACGGAAAATCCGTATTTACTCAATTATTTGAAAAGGTGCATCGAAAATCACGGTATAAAACTGTCGCAAAAGCAGCAAGCCGACAAATCCGTACCGATATCTTCGCTGCTGGAGAATCTCGGTGAGGATGGGTACGCCTATTTCTGGGACAAGCTTTTGTCTTGCACGGATGAATATCCCCAAATTCAAAACGACGCTTTTGCCAAAACTTTAACGCCGTACGAAAGTAACGTAATCCGATATTTTTATGTTCAATCTTACACGGTGAAAGAGATTGCACAGTACTACCATGTATCTGCCCCTGCTATCAGCCAGGTGAAGACAAATGCGCTGAAAAAGCTGAGAAAACAAGTAGATAAGGAGATGAAGCGTTGTGGATAA
- a CDS encoding ParA family protein, which yields MKVLTFGTLKGGVGKTMLCFNIGGILAQLDNKVLIVDSDLQGNLTNNMGIDRTDPDLKTTYDIFNIDEPQPTPEQLVLHTPNKKIPNLDMIAGSIFLHKAELKMATVAGREQILKNYFEDHSEFFSRYDYILLDTNPSMSIVNQNAFLASDAVLLVSDVSMNALEGAQLFIALWEEARKRLRAPDNIRGFIINDFDSRNRLSADFLEFIKTSPDTADIRALMFDTIIPRNVRITESELAAVPISQYDIRSKGCEAIASLVDELAAKKIL from the coding sequence ATGAAGGTACTTACTTTTGGCACGCTCAAAGGCGGGGTGGGCAAAACCATGCTCTGTTTTAATATCGGGGGCATCCTTGCTCAGCTTGACAATAAAGTTTTGATTGTGGATTCTGACCTGCAGGGCAACCTTACGAACAATATGGGCATTGACCGTACCGACCCCGACTTAAAAACAACCTACGATATATTCAACATTGATGAACCGCAGCCTACACCTGAGCAGTTGGTTCTGCATACTCCAAATAAAAAAATCCCCAACCTTGATATGATTGCCGGTTCTATTTTTTTGCATAAAGCAGAACTGAAGATGGCAACCGTAGCAGGCAGAGAACAGATTTTAAAGAATTATTTTGAAGATCACAGCGAATTTTTTAGTCGTTACGATTATATTTTATTGGATACCAACCCGAGCATGAGCATTGTAAATCAAAACGCATTTCTTGCAAGTGACGCGGTGCTGTTGGTATCCGACGTTTCAATGAATGCGCTAGAGGGAGCCCAACTGTTTATTGCGCTGTGGGAAGAAGCACGCAAACGCCTGCGTGCTCCCGATAACATTCGCGGGTTTATCATAAACGATTTCGACAGCCGAAATCGTTTATCTGCCGATTTTTTGGAGTTTATCAAAACATCACCCGATACCGCCGACATTCGCGCTTTGATGTTCGATACCATTATCCCGCGCAACGTGCGCATTACCGAAAGTGAGCTGGCAGCAGTGCCCATCAGTCAATACGATATCCGCTCCAAAGGCTGCGAAGCCATTGCATCGTTGGTGGACGAACTGGCAGCCAAAAAGATTCTCTAA